From the Lolium rigidum isolate FL_2022 chromosome 2, APGP_CSIRO_Lrig_0.1, whole genome shotgun sequence genome, one window contains:
- the LOC124686670 gene encoding uncharacterized protein LOC124686670, with protein MGAKLSSCFNQRGSLSLSQQAHQPAPVRVIAADGSLKEFLASPRVTVSDVIGGEAASFFVCNSDELYFNEPPPSLAAGELLQPGQIYFVLPAAAFTRPLSSADMASLAVRASSALAARPHRRVGKNKKMRVVPVQEELENREDVLFNEKLNERTLGEFAVATSPAKKSDEKQKLAARSRLKLKRVLSVIQEIA; from the coding sequence ATGGGAGCCAAGCTTTCCAGCTGTTTCAACCAGCGAGGCAGCCTCTCGCTCTCGCAGCAGGCGCACCAGCCGGCGCCAGTCAGGGTCATCGCTGCCGACGGCTCGCTGAAGGAGTTCCTGGCCAGCCCCCGCGTCACCGTCTCCGACGTTATCGGCGGagaagctgcctccttcttcGTGTGCAACTCCGACGAGCTCTACTTCAACGAGCCCCCACCGTCCCTGGCCGCTGGCGAGCTGCTCCAGCCAGGGCAGATATACTTTGTGCTCCCGGCGGCGGCGTTCACGCGGCCGCTGTCGAGCGCCGACATGGCCTCGCTCGCCGTGCGCGCGAGCTCGGCGCTCGCAGCCAGGCCACACCGGCGTGTCGGCAAGAACAAGAAGATGCGCGTCGTGCCGGTACAAGAGGAGCTAGAAAACCGCGAGGACGTCCTGTTCAACGAGAAGCTTAACGAGCGGACGCTCGGGGAGTTCGCAGTGGCGACGAGTCCGGCCAAGAAGAGCGACGAGAAGCAGAAGCTCGCCGCGCGGTCGCGGTTGAAGCTGAAGCGGGTTCTGAGTGTCATTCAGGAGATTGCTTAA
- the LOC124686671 gene encoding uncharacterized protein LOC124686671, translating into MGAKLSSCFNQRGSLSQQAPVRVISADGSLKELPASPRVTVSDILGGEAASFFVCNSDELYFNEPPPALAASELLLPGQIYFLLPATVLGRPLSSADMAALAVRASTALAAKRPQRRGGKSKKVRVVPVQEELEDGEDFLFNQKLNERTLGEFGLPISPAKKSDEKLAARSRASRLKRALSIIQEMAE; encoded by the coding sequence ATGGGAGCCAAGCTTTCCAGCTGTTTCAACCAGCGAGGCAGCCTCTCGCAGCAGGCACCGGTCAGGGTCATATCTGCCGACGGCTCGCTGAAGGAGCTCCCGGCCAGCCCCCGCGTCACCGTCTCCGACATTCTCGGCGGTGAAGCTGCCTCCTTCTTCGTCTGCAACTCCGACGAGCTCTACTTCAACGAGCCCCCACCGGCGCTGGCCGCCAGCGAGCTGCTCCTGCCGGGGCAGATATACTTCCTGCTCCCGGCGACAGTGCTCGGGCGGCCGCTGTCGAGCGCCGACATGGCGGCGCTCGCCGTGCGCGCGAGCACGGCGCTCGCGGCCAAGAGGCCACAGCGGCGTGGCGGCAAGAGTAAGAAGGTCCGCGTCGTACCGGTGCAAGAGGAGCTAGAAGACGGGGAGGACTTTTTGTTCAACCAGAAGCTTAACGAGCGGACTCTCGGGGAGTTCGGGCTGCCGATAAGTCCGGCGAAGAAGAGCGACGAGAAGCTCGCCGCTAGGTCGCGGGCCTCGCGGCTGAAGCGGGCTCTGAGCATCATTCAGGAGATGGCTGAGTGA